Genomic DNA from Candoia aspera isolate rCanAsp1 chromosome 14, rCanAsp1.hap2, whole genome shotgun sequence:
TGTGAATTCTGCCACTGAATGAACTCCTCACTTCTTCTCCCCCTTTTAGGTTCCTACATTAccattctttctttcaaattgtttctaattttccTTTCTGACAGACCTTAAATGctgccttttccccctttttaatgaATAATTGGGGGGATGGGAAAACTCCACTACTTTATGCACCgtaaaatctttattttatttaaattctacCTCTTGCACAGAATTACTTCATTAATTAAAAGGACAAAAATTACATAGAACATAAATACAGATTTAACAGATTTACCCCCAAACAatgacaaaaaatatatatatcaacGCACTTCTTTAAGCTTCCAGACAAAATGTTAATTACAGCCAAACCTTGCTCAGAAGAACTCTCAACTAAAATTAAGAAATGCCGACATTGGTTGGTCCCAAAAGATTCTTGAATGGTCCCTCAGTATTGTTAACTGAACacttaggattttaaaaatctacatggGCTTTTGTGCAATGCTGATCTGTCCCTAGTTTGCAACAAAACCTTAAGCACCATCTTCACCTTGACTTTTGCACAGTCTTGGATGCAAAACCCAAACTTATCGCAAAGTCCTCACAGAGGAGTTAGAATGTACCGTCCTTCATCTATTCAAGAGCAATCATTGGTCCAGATGTTATTTAGCATTATTTACAATTTGTAATAAACAAAATAGAATTCTGTCTTGGAAAATCTAAGAGATTTTGGAGGGAACACCCAGGCATACAGACAAAACAGGAGGCACTTCGGACCATGCAATGATGCTCCAttatggtattattattattattattattatatttctttgctCCATCTTTGTGTAGTGCATACTTTTGAAGGCTGGTGGGGAAGACCTCAAAAAATCAGCTCCTTCCATCTGCTCAAGGCCTTGTCAGGGTTGTGTAGACTGGCTGGTCCCAGTTTGCAGTGGGGCTGTGAGAAGGGGGTATGGACAGGCTGTTAAGGATGGGGGTGGCGTACGGCCGGCGAGAGGAATGGAAATACGGGTACTGGTAAATGCTGGAAGGGTAACCCGAGTACGGGTTGTAGTAGCTGGAACTCTGGAGATCTGTGTAGTCACATTGGGAGCTGGAAAAAGAACCTGTGGCTGAGCTTGGGGCAACGGTGGTGGCGCACGCCTGAGCGCTGAAGGATCCATAGTCCGAATGGGGTGGAGAGTTGTGAGGCTGGTCACTGTAATGGCTTGGGCTGAGCTGTTCGGTCTTGATGTGAGGCCTCTGCTGGCTGGCTTCACTGGAAGAAGGGGACGCAGACGCAGGGCTCTTGTGAGTCCATACCTGGGTGGCTCCACCAGTGTTGCTGTTGGCTGAGTGAGAGTAAGTCGTCCCATAAGATCCTGCTGTGGAGTTCTGCCCATGGCTGGCTGGCATGGCAGAGTGGCCGTTGAGGGGCAAGTACTGGTCAAATTCATGGATGTCAAATGCCTCCATGTTGTTGATGACCTCACTGCTCAACTCAGAGATATCCACGTTGCTAAAATCAATGTTCTGCCGACTGCTTTCCATGACCCGTCGGCCCTCGTGCTTCAGCTCTTGCTTACTCCCAGGATGCAAGTCTGTCTTAGGGGTAGTAGGTGGGGTAGGAGGTCCGTGAGGTTGTCCTAGAGAAAGTGTATTTAGAACATGGTCATCATCTTCAAGGGGAAGATGCTTTAGCTTAAACACCAGTCCTGAAAGGTATACCGTGATCTTATTtaataacaaaaatcaaacaagacATTGACCTGCAGGAAAGCAAAGGATCAGCCATTGGCATTACCTTTACTTCCAAGAATGCTTTGGAAATCCTCCTAGGCCTGCTAACAAAATATGACAGAGGCTAGGCTGCATCCCAGTCCATAATTTCTATATGCATCCACCTACCAGGAAAATGACTGAGTTAAGCTGGGATGGTGAGGAGCAGGCAGGGCAAATGGCAAAAGGAAAGGTGAGGAGCAATTTCTGGTCAGTGTGGGCTTATGATGGGCTGTACTCCTGTGGCAACTGTTTGGCAGAGTGCCTACAGTATGAGCTTAGAATTCCAGATATGCAAAACACAGGGACCATGGGGGAGACAAAGTAAGGGTTGACTCTATACTCACTAGAAAGTAGAGTGGAATATCCTTCTGCCAGGCCCACTTTCGGTCTACCTAGCTCAACATTGTCTCATCTGATAGGGGgattctttcacatttcaggcAAGGGTTTTCCAAACCTACCAGATATCAAGGATAGCATCTGGCATCTTTGGCCTGTATAGCAAATGCTTTCCTAATGGCTTTCCAAACTCTGCATGTCTATTCTGTGAACTGTGTAAGGAAGAGACTTCCTCCTCAAGGTTTGGACATGAAAAACATGAAGCCAGAGATGGAGTGGACTCTCTGTAGGCAGTTTCAGAAAGCCATTCTGGGTATAAGCAGCTGCAAGGAAGAGGAAACAGAAGCTATCAGGATAACAAGAAGCTGCCAAACCATCTACACAGGCCAGCTGGAAGGACTATGCCACACATCCATCAGGAACTGCTAGGACTATGTGACTATCAGCCAAGGTCTGATCTGACTTCGTACCAGTTTTGCAGAATTAAACTGAGTTTGCACTTTGATTTGATGAATGAAGTTAGTCTAAATCTGTGATGTGAATGACAAATTTGAGTGCACCTATTGTTTTATGgtagttttgtgttttttattggTTTTCCTGTTTTTATGATGTAATCTGACAGGAGTGTGTCAATTTAATAGAAAAGTATGCAAACACATGCAGAAGTCCATCGGATTGTCACACTGATTCAAAGGTGCCAGACTAGAAGCCCCAAATCCATTCAATGGATTTGAATGAACCACGTGAGACATTTTGGAGATGTTgggaaaagaatggaaggaaggggAGACAAACGATTAAGGGACAGAAGGCGAGTCTGTTGGCAGCTCatctcataaacagcaactcAGCCCAGTTGAGGAAAAACCCGAGAAGATGTGGTTCAGATCGTGTTTCAGATCATGCAAATGAACTCCCTCTAAAGGAGGCTGGGAAATTGCTCTTGCAGTTTCCACGGTTCTGCATTTGTCCCTAATTCTAGCGTTAAAGAGACCTTATGGAAATCTGGGTAGCTCTTCCGTTCTTGGTCGTGCCCAGCTGACTGGGGCTTGGACAACTGTCTTTGAACTGAATTTTTACATGGAAGCCTGACACAGCCCTTATTTAATGTGCATGTCTGCACACACGCGCACG
This window encodes:
- the SOX8 gene encoding transcription factor SOX-8, coding for MLNMSEEHAKALEAPGSPAGTASSLSHVDSDSDAPSSPAGSEGAPPASAAAASAQRAAKGEPGDVDERFPACIRDAVSQVLKGYDWSLVPMPVRGNGALKAKPHVKRPMNAFMVWAQAARRKLADQYPHLHNAELSKTLGKLWRLLSENEKRPFVEEAERLRVQHKKDHPDYKYQPRRRKSVKAGQSDSDSGAELNHHGGTQIYKADSGLGSMSEAHHPSDHTGQPHGPPTPPTTPKTDLHPGSKQELKHEGRRVMESSRQNIDFSNVDISELSSEVINNMEAFDIHEFDQYLPLNGHSAMPASHGQNSTAGSYGTTYSHSANSNTGGATQVWTHKSPASASPSSSEASQQRPHIKTEQLSPSHYSDQPHNSPPHSDYGSFSAQACATTVAPSSATGSFSSSQCDYTDLQSSSYYNPYSGYPSSIYQYPYFHSSRRPYATPILNSLSIPPSHSPTANWDQPVYTTLTRP